The Candidatus Polarisedimenticolia bacterium DNA window CAAGTTCCGGCGCCTCTTTCCGGCGATGCGCGAGGTGGCCGGATCCTTGGAGGAGAACCCGCTCCCCGCCTCGCTGGAGGTGGCGATCGCCGAGGGCCATCGCCATCCGGAGGCGCTGCAGGCCTTCGCGGCGGAGATGAAAGCGCAGCCCGGCGTCGAGGACGCCGCCTACGACCTCCCCTGGGTCACGAAGCTGCGCGACCTGGTCCGGATGGTGCGCGCCGCCGGCATCTCCCTGGGGGGGATCGTGGGCCTGGCGGCGGTGCTGACGATCGCCAGCGTGATCCGCATGAGCATCTACGCCCGCCAGCAGGAGATCGAGATCCTGCGTCTGGTGGGTGCGACGCGCGCCTACATCGCGGCCCCGTTCCTGCTGGAGTCCTCTTTCCTGGGGTTCCTGGGAGGGGGGATCTCGCTGGCGCTTCTCTACGGGCTGCACCGCCGGCTCGCGGGCGGCTGGGGCCAGCCGGTGCCGCTGCTGCGCGACCTGATGAGCGGATCGTTTCTCCCCGGCTCGTCCTGGGCGCTCCTGCTGGGGCTGGGACTGGTGGCGGGGGCGGTGGGCGGCCTGCTCTCCCTGAGACGAATCTCCCTTTGAGCCCTCAGCCGAGCAGGCGGCGGTAAGTCGGCTCGTCGAATCCCACCAAAAGCGTGCGACCGACCCGAAGCGTCGGGGCCCGCAGGTTGCCGGTCGGTCCGAGGATCAGGCTCTGAAGCGTCGCATCGTCCGGCGTCTCGCGCTTCAGATCGATGCGCACCACCCGCTTGCCGCGCGCGACCACGATCTCGTCGGCCTCGCGCGCCAGCCGCAAGGCTTCTTGCGGACCAATCACTTCCTGCTTCGCGTTCGTCGTCTGCAGCGATTCGATCTTGCGCTTCGCAAGAAACTCCTGCGCCTTGCTGCAGCTCATTCAGCCGGGGCGATGGTACCGCCAGCTCACCTGAGCCATGAGGCCGTCTCCTCATGAGAATCGGGAACCCCTCGCGTCCGGCGCGGCGGGCTCGCAGGAGCCGCATCGGGTGGACGATAGCTGAGCACCACCACCTCCGGCACCGGACCGCGGCGCGCCGCGTTGGAGTTGATGCTGCGCCGCACTTTCACCGGCCGGATATCGAAGGCGCCGTAGAGCCGGCGGATGAGGGCGGTGTCGCTGTTGCTGAGCATGACGCGACAGCCGCGATCGGTCAGCACCCGGTAGACCTCGGCCAGCTCCTCCTGGTCGCGCTCACGGAAGGCGCCGTTCATGTAGCTGGTGAACGACGAGGTCGCGGAGAGCGGATCGTAGGGAGGATCGAAGTAGATGAAATCGTCGGGCCGGGCGTCGTCGAGCGTCTCGCGGAAATGCGCCCCTTTGAGCCGGACGCCGCACAGCGCCCGCGCGACGCGGCGCAGGTTCCCGGCGTCCAGGATCGGCGGATCGTCGTAGCGTCCCATCGGAACATTGAAGATGCCGGCCGCGTTGACGCGGTAGAGACCATTGAAGCAGGTCTTGTTGAGATAGATTAGGCGGGCAGCTCTCTCGGCCGGGGAGAGCGACTCCGGCGATCGCGCTCGGACGCGGTAGTAGTGCTCCCGGCCGTGCCGGCGCCGGTGCCGCTCCAGGAGCGCGATCACCCCTTCCACGTCTTTCTGGATGGAACGCCAGGCGAGGACCAGCTCCTCGTTGCCGTCCGACAGGAGAACGGTCCGCGGGGAGCAATTCGACTGCACCCTGAAGAAGACCGCGCCGCTGCCGAGAAAAGGCTCGAGGTAGCGATCGAAGCTCCCGGCCTCGGGAAACAGCGCCTCGAGGCGCGACAGCAGCTGTGTCTTGCCGCCGGCCCACTTCAGGAAGGGGCGCGGCGTCTCAAGGCTTCTTGCCGGCGGCATCCTTCACCAGGTCGCGATAGCGGGGATCGGAGCGCAGCACGTCGAGGTCGGTGTCGTTCAGGGAGAAGGCTTTCAGGGACGGGTTGAGAGGAAAGGCGCGTGTCAGATTCTCCAGCGCCTTGTCCGCGAGGCCCGCCAGCGAGTAGAAGCAGGCGAGATCGTAGTAGGCGTCGCCGCGGTCGGAGTCCTTGGCGGCGTCGTGCAGCCGCCGGCGCGTGGCGTCCTCCATGATCTTGACGGCTCGGTCGCGCTCGGAGCGCTCCAGGTAGAAGCGGGCGTCGGCATAGGCGTTGGTGGTGTGGTGCATCTCGAGCAGGCGCGCCAGCTCCTCGATCGGCCGCGGATGGTCGTCGACGCGCAGGTCGATGTAACGATCATTGAATCCCGCGTAGCCCCCCTTGGCTCGGACCACCAGGAGCGCCGCCGACTGCTGGCCGCGCGAGTCGCCGCCGGCGGTCTGCCCCGCGGCGAGCGCCTTCACCAGCCGGTCGGCCAGGGGAAGACCCGCCGTGTCTTCGAAAGTCGCGGCCATCGCGGCGACCACCTCCTTGCCGGTCAGGATGTTCCCCTGCGCCGCGTAGTTCTTGCCGGTCTTGCCTCCCGCCCAGGGATTGCACTTGTCGCCGGTGAAAGTGGCCGGCGTGCCGTGCGCATCGACGATCCCTGCCTGGCGCTGCGATGAGTTCGGGTCATCTTTGAGGAGCATCTGGAGGGCCTCGGGCGCCGGCTTGCCCGACTCGAGCAGCTCCAGACCCTTCGGACCGAAAGTGGTGTTGGCGAAAGACTGGGTGGCGACGGCGCCCACGCCCGCTTTGGCCCAGGGGACGACCGCGCCGACGGCGAAGAAGCGCGACTCCACCGCGATACCGAGATCGCCGGTGGCGGGATCGAAGCCGACGATGCTGAAGGTGGCCACCGGCTTGCTCTTTCGCGCCGGGAGCGCCGACATCAGAAGCGGCGTAATCAGCAGGAGGGCGAGCGAGAGACCCCAACGCGCGGGCATGAGTGTCCTCCGGAGCGTTTTTTCCGGCGACATTATAGGGCGTTCGCCCCTGACGCTGCGTGAAAAAGTCGTCGCGGAGTGTCGGGTATCGGAATCACATTGATAGGGAGCCGTCGAGCCCTCGGATTGCAAGGCGCCGCGGCCGTGGGTCGCTCCACCGGCGACGCGCCGCGAACTCATCTCGCGGCGCGAGCCAGGCACAACGCCGCAAGCCGGGATGGGCCTAGCGCGCGGCGTCCGCGGCAGGGGAGCGATTGCTCACCACCACCACTCCACCGCTGCGCGACAGCAGGAAGAGAGGCGGGAAAGGGCGGCGGGTGCGCATCTGCTCGAAGAGATCGCGCTCCATCAGGCAGAAGGCACGCTGCGGCAGCGCCAGAATCCGCTGCAGCGCTTCCTCGCCGCTGACGCGCTCCGGGATGCGGTCGAGGTAGTAGGCGAACCCGGGGGGAAAGCGCCGGTACACGACGACCCGGTCTCCCGGGCCGATCATCGGCTTGACGGCATAGGCCGCCGGCCGGCTGCTCCTCCAGGGCTCGAGCGTCGGAAAGCCGTAGGCCAGCAGCGTGAAATCCAGGATGGCGCAGCCGCCGGCAAGGAGCAGGAACGCGAGCCGGGGGCGTCGCAGCAGCAGGGAGCTCAAGGTGAACAGCGAGCCGAGCAGCCCGGCGAAGCAGATCGGCAGCAGGGCCGCCTTGAAGGAGAAAGGAATCGCCCCGAAGTTGTCGCGCGAGGTCGAGAAGAAGACCATGCCTCCCATCAGAATCACCAGGAGGAGCAGCGCTCCCATGCCTTTCAAGCGCCGCTCCCCCGCGCCCTGCTCCAGCCAGCTCGAGATCGGCTCGGCCGCCAGGATGGCCGCCGCCGGCAGGGCCGGGAGAATCGAGGAGGAGAAGCGGCCCGCCGCCAGCGTGAACAAGGCCAGCATCGCCAGCAGCCAGATCGCCGGCACGACTCGCAGCCGGGCATCCGGAAGGCCCTGTGGGAACCGGGCCGCCGACCGCGCCAGGGCGCCCGGCAGGAAGAGGGACCAGGGAAGAAAGCCGACCAGCAGCATCGAGCCGAAGGCGAACGGCGAAGCCGGCGCGGCGCCGGCGCCGTAGCGCGCCGCATCCAGCACCCTCCCCGGAGCCAGCCAGCGCGAGGCCAGGGACGGATCCCGGGCGGCGACCGTCACGTACCAGGGCAGCACCACCGCCAGGAAGGTCGCGCAGGAGAGCAGCGGGCGCAGTGACGTGACCCGGCCGCGCGCGACCAGGAGGACGCAGGGCACCGCGACGGCGGCGACCAGCACGAAACCGGCGGTACCCAAAAACAGGACCGAGACTCCGAGCAGCGCCGCTCC harbors:
- a CDS encoding permease-like cell division protein FtsX, with the translated sequence MLRHILSESLLNLWRNRFMNLVAAFAIAVSLLVLGLFLLLAHNLARVVEAAGSQVTVSVYLRADAGEAQRDALVERLRGRPEVAAVEYLSPEAALDKFRRLFPAMREVAGSLEENPLPASLEVAIAEGHRHPEALQAFAAEMKAQPGVEDAAYDLPWVTKLRDLVRMVRAAGISLGGIVGLAAVLTIASVIRMSIYARQQEIEILRLVGATRAYIAAPFLLESSFLGFLGGGISLALLYGLHRRLAGGWGQPVPLLRDLMSGSFLPGSSWALLLGLGLVAGAVGGLLSLRRISL
- a CDS encoding ArsC family (seleno)protein; translation: MSCSKAQEFLAKRKIESLQTTNAKQEVIGPQEALRLAREADEIVVARGKRVVRIDLKRETPDDATLQSLILGPTGNLRAPTLRVGRTLLVGFDEPTYRRLLG
- a CDS encoding DNA adenine methylase, with protein sequence MPPARSLETPRPFLKWAGGKTQLLSRLEALFPEAGSFDRYLEPFLGSGAVFFRVQSNCSPRTVLLSDGNEELVLAWRSIQKDVEGVIALLERHRRRHGREHYYRVRARSPESLSPAERAARLIYLNKTCFNGLYRVNAAGIFNVPMGRYDDPPILDAGNLRRVARALCGVRLKGAHFRETLDDARPDDFIYFDPPYDPLSATSSFTSYMNGAFRERDQEELAEVYRVLTDRGCRVMLSNSDTALIRRLYGAFDIRPVKVRRSINSNAARRGPVPEVVVLSYRPPDAAPASPPRRTRGVPDSHEETASWLR
- a CDS encoding DUF1028 domain-containing protein, with the protein product MSALPARKSKPVATFSIVGFDPATGDLGIAVESRFFAVGAVVPWAKAGVGAVATQSFANTTFGPKGLELLESGKPAPEALQMLLKDDPNSSQRQAGIVDAHGTPATFTGDKCNPWAGGKTGKNYAAQGNILTGKEVVAAMAATFEDTAGLPLADRLVKALAAGQTAGGDSRGQQSAALLVVRAKGGYAGFNDRYIDLRVDDHPRPIEELARLLEMHHTTNAYADARFYLERSERDRAVKIMEDATRRRLHDAAKDSDRGDAYYDLACFYSLAGLADKALENLTRAFPLNPSLKAFSLNDTDLDVLRSDPRYRDLVKDAAGKKP
- a CDS encoding glycosyltransferase family 39 protein; the encoded protein is MAAPSSAGAASGSPGRRRSERWAPLLLLFGLAGALLVPLLGRQGLSDPGESSLAQSAREMRERGDWLVPTLYGEPAAERPPVMCWVVAGSFALFGESEMAARIPSVLAALALLAVVWRLALRLGAGRLGGWTAAVILASSLQFVLIGRSADPDVPFTLCFTAGIVCLLEALRRPARGAWGPAGAALLGVSVLFLGTAGFVLVAAVAVPCVLLVARGRVTSLRPLLSCATFLAVVLPWYVTVAARDPSLASRWLAPGRVLDAARYGAGAAPASPFAFGSMLLVGFLPWSLFLPGALARSAARFPQGLPDARLRVVPAIWLLAMLALFTLAAGRFSSSILPALPAAAILAAEPISSWLEQGAGERRLKGMGALLLLVILMGGMVFFSTSRDNFGAIPFSFKAALLPICFAGLLGSLFTLSSLLLRRPRLAFLLLAGGCAILDFTLLAYGFPTLEPWRSSRPAAYAVKPMIGPGDRVVVYRRFPPGFAYYLDRIPERVSGEEALQRILALPQRAFCLMERDLFEQMRTRRPFPPLFLLSRSGGVVVVSNRSPAADAAR